A genomic segment from Pseudomonadota bacterium encodes:
- a CDS encoding helix-turn-helix transcriptional regulator, with translation MTMLHNNNLKKVNKNLSAPAQAPEIAEVEKEIEKRARQGALQSSLDGRKIKSLRMQRNISQGQLAHYLGITRRHLSDIENQRVSLKNKYAEKIAEWVSSNEG, from the coding sequence ATGACCATGTTACATAATAACAATCTCAAAAAGGTTAATAAAAACCTTTCAGCACCAGCACAGGCACCTGAGATAGCCGAGGTAGAGAAAGAAATAGAAAAAAGGGCAAGGCAAGGGGCGCTACAGAGTTCTCTTGATGGCAGGAAAATAAAAAGTTTGCGAATGCAAAGGAATATCTCTCAAGGACAATTAGCCCACTATTTAGGGATTACAAGGCGCCACCTATCAGATATAGAAAACCAGAGGGTCTCACTTAAAAATAAGTATGCTGAGAAGATTGCAGAGTGGGTGAGTAGCAATGAGGGGTAG